A genome region from Sphingobacteriaceae bacterium GW460-11-11-14-LB5 includes the following:
- a CDS encoding glycosyl transferase family 2, translating to MTIFIYAVLIFLVIRFSVTVFNFLSNPKLPRVVKHYHDQVSILIPARNEAENILALLDSIKNQDYSNYEVIVLDDNSDDNTFQIVEKFCLTNPQFKVVSGEALPQNWLGKNYACHQLSELATGKYFLFIDADESIKRGLINSLINRMEIGSLTLLSVFTNQSMKSIGEWLTVPLMHFILLNLLPLRLVKLSKNPAFSAASGQCMFFNARHYKENHWHERVKHQIVEDVEIMKLVKQEKFNAEALLANGLIYCRMYKNLGESLNGFSKNLLAGFGNNIIILLLYQLLVTIGPVILILNFNVALLVLPLTLIVLSRMMISYLSGQHVLINLILHPLQMLFFLIISFISIKKHIFKTGTWKGRTIKAI from the coding sequence ATGACCATTTTTATTTACGCCGTTTTAATTTTCCTGGTTATCAGGTTTTCGGTTACTGTTTTCAATTTCCTTTCTAATCCGAAGTTGCCAAGGGTGGTTAAACACTATCATGATCAGGTTTCAATCTTAATCCCAGCGAGAAATGAAGCAGAGAATATTTTAGCGCTGCTCGATTCTATAAAAAATCAGGATTATAGCAATTATGAGGTTATTGTTTTAGATGATAACAGCGACGATAATACTTTCCAGATCGTCGAAAAATTTTGCCTTACAAATCCGCAATTTAAAGTAGTTAGCGGTGAAGCACTTCCTCAAAACTGGCTTGGTAAAAACTATGCCTGCCACCAGTTGAGCGAACTGGCAACCGGGAAATATTTTTTGTTTATCGATGCTGATGAATCAATAAAAAGAGGCTTGATCAATAGCCTGATCAACCGGATGGAAATTGGAAGTCTGACTTTATTAAGTGTTTTTACCAATCAAAGCATGAAATCGATAGGCGAGTGGCTGACTGTTCCTTTAATGCATTTTATTCTACTGAATTTATTGCCCTTACGATTGGTTAAACTCTCGAAAAATCCGGCATTTTCGGCAGCAAGCGGGCAGTGTATGTTTTTTAATGCCCGTCATTACAAAGAAAATCACTGGCATGAGCGGGTTAAACATCAGATTGTAGAAGATGTAGAGATAATGAAACTGGTAAAACAGGAAAAATTTAACGCAGAAGCACTTTTAGCCAACGGACTGATCTATTGCAGGATGTACAAGAATTTAGGCGAAAGCCTGAACGGTTTCAGTAAAAATTTACTGGCAGGTTTTGGTAATAACATCATAATATTATTACTTTACCAGCTTTTGGTAACCATAGGGCCAGTAATTTTAATCTTAAACTTTAATGTTGCTTTACTTGTATTACCATTAACTTTAATAGTGTTAAGCAGAATGATGATCTCTTATTTATCCGGACAGCATGTTTTGATAAATCTGATTTTACATCCTTTACAGATGTTGTTCTTCTTAATTATTTCATTTATTTCTATAAAAAAACATATTTTTAAAACAGGCACATGGAAGGGCAGAACGATCAAAGCGATATAA
- a CDS encoding DUF2807 domain-containing protein yields the protein MKTLIKSSAILFIVVTSYMAKAQETKSFTVKNFNSIGVSSGIDLYLTQGGSESVSIKSDAETLKDIVVEQNGGNVNIKFKDGVNWSGLFKNRIIKAYVSFKTLNAIAASGGSDVFTQNQIKTDKLAIRSSGGSDLKLSIVCNDLSIQSSGGSDLDLKGKAENMTIQSSGGSDIDAYELIADYAKVQASGGSDVNLYVNKGLEASASGGGDVSYKGNASLKKTSTSKSGDVHHVN from the coding sequence ATGAAAACCCTCATCAAATCATCCGCCATTTTATTTATAGTGGTAACCAGCTATATGGCTAAAGCACAGGAAACTAAAAGTTTCACGGTTAAAAATTTCAATAGCATTGGGGTAAGCAGCGGTATCGACCTGTACCTCACTCAGGGTGGCAGCGAAAGTGTGAGTATAAAATCGGATGCTGAAACGTTAAAAGATATTGTTGTGGAACAGAATGGTGGCAATGTGAATATAAAATTTAAGGATGGTGTCAACTGGAGTGGTCTGTTTAAAAACCGAATCATTAAAGCCTATGTAAGTTTTAAAACTTTAAATGCCATTGCAGCATCAGGCGGTTCGGATGTTTTCACACAAAATCAGATCAAGACAGATAAACTGGCCATTCGTTCTTCGGGCGGATCAGATTTAAAATTAAGCATTGTTTGCAACGACTTGTCTATTCAATCAAGCGGGGGTAGCGATCTCGATTTAAAAGGTAAAGCAGAAAATATGACCATTCAATCGAGCGGAGGTAGTGATATCGACGCTTATGAATTAATTGCAGATTATGCAAAGGTGCAGGCTTCTGGTGGTTCAGATGTAAATCTCTATGTAAATAAGGGTTTAGAGGCCAGTGCAAGTGGCGGTGGTGATGTAAGTTATAAAGGAAATGCTTCACTCAAGAAAACATCAACCTCAAAAAGTGGCGATGTACACCACGTAAATTAA
- a CDS encoding phosphoribosyltransferase, with translation MASQLLILNKKQIQQKIDRIAYQILEDNLNEKEVVLAGIWDRGYKLALRLEKVLKKISGFKLTLLRIDLQKESSKLVASTDLDESHWKNKVIIIVDDVLNSGKTLAYGLGVFLNTPHKKIRTVVLVDRSHKIFPIATDFVGLELATILKEHVDVVMDVEGEEDRVYLS, from the coding sequence ATGGCATCGCAATTACTTATTCTTAACAAGAAACAAATTCAGCAGAAAATAGATCGTATCGCTTATCAGATTTTAGAGGATAACCTGAACGAGAAAGAAGTGGTGCTTGCCGGCATTTGGGACCGTGGTTACAAATTAGCCTTAAGGTTAGAAAAAGTGCTTAAAAAGATTTCAGGCTTTAAACTAACTTTGTTGCGTATCGACCTGCAGAAAGAAAGCAGCAAATTGGTTGCCTCAACCGATTTAGATGAGAGCCATTGGAAAAATAAGGTGATTATTATTGTTGATGATGTATTAAACAGCGGTAAAACCCTGGCTTATGGCTTGGGCGTTTTCTTAAATACGCCACATAAAAAAATCCGTACCGTAGTTTTGGTTGATCGAAGCCATAAAATTTTCCCTATCGCAACCGACTTTGTTGGTCTTGAACTGGCTACCATTTTAAAAGAACATGTAGATGTAGTGATGGATGTAGAAGGCGAAGAAGACCGGGTTTATTTAAGCTAG
- the idnK gene encoding gluconate kinase, giving the protein MAGFIILMGVSGSGKTVIGKALAPKINAEFIDGDNLHSQRNVDKMAAGIPLTDADRLDWLQLIAKVGREHVAHGTSCIIACSALKKSYRNLLRNDNPSIRFVYLQGSFGLIHDRIAKRSHQYMPASLLKSQFETLEEPLADEGDVVTVLIDQSIPEIVNEIVKADLIS; this is encoded by the coding sequence ATGGCGGGTTTTATCATTTTAATGGGTGTTTCGGGAAGTGGTAAAACCGTCATTGGAAAAGCTTTGGCGCCAAAAATAAATGCCGAATTTATCGATGGTGATAATCTCCATTCACAGCGGAATGTAGATAAAATGGCTGCCGGAATTCCGTTAACAGATGCCGATCGTTTAGATTGGCTGCAGCTGATTGCGAAAGTTGGCCGCGAACATGTTGCCCATGGTACAAGCTGTATTATTGCCTGTTCTGCACTGAAAAAATCATATCGCAATCTATTAAGAAATGATAATCCGTCAATTCGGTTCGTTTACCTGCAAGGAAGTTTCGGTTTAATCCACGATCGGATTGCTAAACGTTCTCATCAATATATGCCCGCTAGTTTATTGAAAAGCCAGTTTGAAACCTTAGAAGAACCACTGGCAGATGAAGGGGATGTCGTAACGGTCTTAATCGATCAAAGCATTCCTGAGATCGTTAATGAAATTGTTAAGGCTGATCTGATTTCGTAA
- a CDS encoding fatty acid desaturase yields the protein MACWFISLYFLLTWHFAWSNPLVYLMVFVQMHLYTGLFITAHDAMHGTISPHKKVNHFIGYLSVFLYAGFLYNHLYTKHHQHHRHVHTEEDPDFAPHGFWKWYFRFMLNYVTVIQLVIMAIAYNVLKIWVDERNLLLFWVLPSLLSTFQLFYFGTYLPHKGEHDNEYHSATLQKNHFVAFITCYFFGYHLEHHQKPAMPWWQLHKTKK from the coding sequence ATGGCCTGCTGGTTTATTTCTCTTTATTTCTTGCTTACCTGGCATTTTGCCTGGAGCAATCCCTTGGTTTATCTGATGGTTTTTGTACAGATGCATTTGTACACCGGTTTGTTTATTACCGCTCATGACGCCATGCATGGAACCATATCGCCCCATAAAAAAGTAAATCATTTTATCGGTTATCTTTCTGTATTTCTGTATGCAGGTTTTTTATATAACCATTTGTACACAAAACACCACCAGCATCACCGCCATGTACATACCGAAGAAGATCCTGATTTTGCACCACATGGTTTTTGGAAATGGTATTTCCGTTTCATGTTAAATTATGTTACGGTAATCCAATTGGTGATTATGGCAATAGCTTACAACGTATTGAAAATCTGGGTTGATGAAAGAAATTTACTGCTGTTTTGGGTGCTGCCATCATTATTAAGCACTTTTCAGTTGTTTTATTTTGGAACGTATCTTCCACATAAAGGCGAGCACGATAACGAATACCATTCTGCCACTTTGCAGAAAAACCATTTTGTAGCCTTTATTACCTGTTATTTTTTCGGTTATCATTTAGAACATCACCAAAAACCAGCTATGCCCTGGTGGCAACTCCACAAAACTAAAAAGTAG
- a CDS encoding cysteine hydrolase: MKALLIIDMQVGSFKPYTLRYDTSGVIERINKLSDYFRTNNNKVIFVRHDGTKENIFLPNTPDWEFLPELIINPNDFIVSKSANDSFYHTDLQDILTENSITKLFVTGCATDFCVDATVKSAVSKDYEVTVVEDAHTTADRPHLSAPKVIEHYNWIWREMTPTNFKVRVVKTKDLFTLLV, encoded by the coding sequence ATGAAAGCATTGTTAATAATAGATATGCAAGTTGGCAGTTTTAAACCTTACACTTTGCGTTACGATACTTCAGGCGTAATTGAGAGAATAAATAAATTATCAGATTATTTCAGAACGAATAATAATAAGGTGATTTTCGTTCGGCATGATGGCACAAAAGAAAATATCTTTTTACCAAATACCCCCGATTGGGAGTTCTTGCCAGAATTAATCATAAACCCGAATGATTTTATAGTCTCAAAATCAGCTAATGATTCATTTTATCATACTGATCTACAGGATATATTAACCGAAAATAGCATTACAAAATTGTTTGTAACAGGCTGTGCTACTGATTTTTGTGTTGATGCTACAGTTAAATCAGCTGTTAGCAAGGATTATGAGGTAACCGTTGTTGAAGATGCCCACACTACAGCAGACAGACCTCATTTAAGTGCTCCCAAAGTAATTGAACATTACAATTGGATATGGCGCGAAATGACTCCAACAAACTTTAAAGTTCGGGTTGTAAAAACTAAGGATCTGTTTACTTTGTTGGTTTAA
- a CDS encoding serine hydrolase, which yields MKKNILILIIISFFLSKVSYGQSSLSKKINDYITYIDTNHRAVGSLSIFKDGEEIYNRSFGQTSLKKVSYNANTKYQIGSITKLITATLIFKLIEKGELDLEDKLAVYYPQIPNASKISIKNLLEHSSGLGDFLMKKDSIFWLIKKVSEQDIMNEIIRQGVSFQPNEKVAYSNTGYYLLTKILEKKHKQPYAKIVDEEIAKPLKLKNFSAYTPKTTNVFQSYNYINQWNIIEDLNFSNVTGAGDISSTTQDLNVFITSLFQYKILKKETIELMKPKHETFGRGIMPIPFYESMYYGHAGDTYGTHSIVGYNENDRISWALALNAARFDKNDFAIVLLSIIYNKPYELPNFKPYLNVKTNDLDKYLGVYASPDFPLKITVSKNGNILKAQATGQTDFPLDCYEVDKFTSAQYKLTIEFLPSEHRIIFSQGKNRITMDKE from the coding sequence ATGAAAAAAAATATATTAATCCTTATCATCATATCGTTCTTTTTAAGCAAAGTCAGTTATGGTCAAAGCTCACTTTCAAAAAAAATTAATGATTACATTACCTATATCGATACGAATCATAGAGCAGTTGGTAGTTTATCTATTTTTAAGGATGGAGAAGAAATATACAACCGAAGCTTTGGGCAAACGAGCCTAAAAAAAGTAAGCTATAATGCCAATACAAAATATCAAATAGGATCAATCACAAAATTGATTACTGCAACTCTTATTTTTAAATTAATAGAAAAAGGAGAGTTAGACTTAGAAGACAAACTAGCTGTTTACTATCCTCAAATTCCAAATGCCAGCAAAATTTCGATTAAAAACCTACTGGAACATAGCAGTGGTTTGGGCGATTTTCTCATGAAAAAAGACAGCATATTTTGGCTTATAAAAAAGGTTAGCGAACAAGATATTATGAACGAAATTATTCGCCAGGGGGTGAGTTTTCAGCCAAACGAAAAAGTGGCTTATTCAAATACAGGTTATTATCTGCTTACTAAAATTTTAGAAAAAAAACACAAACAGCCTTATGCAAAAATAGTAGATGAAGAAATTGCAAAGCCTTTGAAACTTAAAAATTTTTCAGCCTATACACCAAAAACTACAAATGTTTTTCAATCTTACAATTATATCAACCAATGGAATATTATTGAGGATCTAAATTTCAGCAATGTAACCGGGGCTGGAGATATCTCATCAACCACTCAGGATTTAAATGTTTTTATTACAAGTTTGTTTCAGTATAAAATCTTGAAGAAAGAAACTATTGAATTAATGAAACCAAAGCATGAAACATTTGGTAGAGGAATAATGCCTATTCCTTTTTACGAGTCGATGTATTATGGCCACGCTGGTGATACTTATGGAACACACTCTATTGTTGGCTATAACGAAAATGATAGAATTAGCTGGGCATTAGCATTAAATGCTGCGCGTTTCGATAAAAATGACTTCGCGATAGTTTTGTTGAGTATTATCTACAACAAACCCTACGAATTGCCAAATTTTAAACCCTACCTTAATGTAAAAACCAATGATTTGGATAAATACCTGGGCGTATATGCCAGTCCAGATTTTCCATTAAAAATTACAGTTTCTAAAAATGGCAACATTTTAAAAGCACAAGCTACCGGCCAAACGGATTTTCCTTTAGATTGTTACGAAGTAGATAAATTTACCTCAGCGCAATATAAGCTAACGATTGAGTTTTTACCTTCTGAACATAGGATAATATTTAGCCAGGGCAAGAACCGAATAACAATGGATAAGGAATAA
- a CDS encoding 4-hydroxy-3-methylbut-2-enyl diphosphate reductase: protein MSNLNLQVNIDKSSGFCFGVVYAIEMAEDILDNEGYLYCLGDIVHNDEEVERLTNRGLKIIDHEVLKNLRDEKVLIRAHGEAPSTYQLALENNLTLIDASCPVVLKLQNRIKNSHDDDEQVLIFGKHGHAEVIGLQGQTDGKAIVFQDLAELDNVELPAKFTLYSQTTKSTDKFYHIKDELLSRGYEVKANDTICRQVSNRYEELEDFVSHYDKIVFVSGKKSSNGKVLYDVCKKHNDNSYFISNVEELDQSWFNENDKVGICGATSTPMWLMEKVKAALEKY, encoded by the coding sequence ATGAGCAATTTAAACTTACAGGTCAACATCGATAAATCATCAGGCTTTTGCTTTGGCGTAGTATATGCCATAGAAATGGCAGAAGATATTCTGGATAACGAAGGTTATTTATATTGCCTCGGCGATATTGTTCACAACGATGAAGAAGTAGAACGTTTAACCAATCGTGGATTAAAAATCATCGATCACGAAGTGTTGAAAAACTTAAGGGACGAAAAGGTTTTGATCAGGGCACATGGTGAAGCACCTTCAACTTATCAGCTGGCTTTAGAAAATAACCTGACTTTAATAGATGCTTCTTGTCCTGTGGTGCTGAAACTGCAAAACAGGATTAAAAACTCGCATGATGATGATGAGCAGGTGCTTATTTTTGGGAAGCACGGGCACGCCGAGGTAATCGGATTACAAGGCCAGACAGATGGTAAAGCAATTGTTTTTCAGGATTTAGCCGAGCTGGATAATGTAGAATTACCGGCTAAATTTACCTTATACAGCCAAACCACTAAAAGCACCGATAAATTCTATCACATTAAAGACGAATTATTGAGTCGTGGTTATGAAGTTAAGGCTAACGACACCATTTGCAGACAGGTATCTAACCGTTACGAAGAGCTGGAAGATTTTGTAAGTCATTATGACAAGATCGTTTTCGTATCGGGCAAGAAATCATCAAACGGAAAAGTGCTTTACGATGTTTGTAAAAAACATAACGATAATTCTTATTTCATCTCTAATGTTGAAGAGTTAGATCAAAGCTGGTTTAATGAAAATGATAAAGTTGGCATCTGCGGGGCTACTTCTACACCAATGTGGCTCATGGAGAAGGTTAAAGCCGCTTTGGAAAAATACTAA
- a CDS encoding 3-deoxy-D-manno-octulosonic acid transferase encodes MLLLYIIGIRLYIFLIRIFSLFNPKAKLFINGRKNTYTQIAQKINPNEKHIWFHFASLGEFEQGRPVLEKLKNLYPAKKIVVTFFSPSGYEIRKNYALADVFYLPIDTAANAKRFIASINPEMAIFTKYEFWHFYFKELKDRHIPLYVISGIFRENQAFFKWYGGFYRNILKSVTYFFVQNKESENLLKSIGLNNVTINGDTRFDRVYENAQSPKQLSLIESFIGNSPTLICGSTWPEDEKILSALPEKYPNWKFIIAPHEIHESHIESIEKQFSINSLRFSVFSSSDQTLNAKHQTLIIDNIGMLSSLYQYGKVAYIGGGFGTGIHNTLEAAAFGLPVIFGPKYDKFQEAKDLIAIGAAKSISSVEELIRAFEGFIENKNAADQAKRYVVDKKGATDQIISMITKSDQP; translated from the coding sequence ATGCTTTTGCTTTACATAATCGGAATTCGGCTTTACATTTTTCTCATCAGGATATTTTCATTATTCAATCCTAAGGCTAAACTGTTTATAAACGGCCGTAAAAATACCTATACACAAATTGCCCAGAAAATTAATCCGAATGAAAAACACATATGGTTTCATTTTGCCTCTTTGGGCGAATTTGAGCAAGGCCGCCCGGTTTTAGAAAAACTAAAAAACCTTTATCCGGCGAAGAAAATTGTAGTTACTTTTTTCTCTCCTTCGGGATATGAGATCAGAAAAAATTATGCCCTGGCAGATGTATTTTACCTTCCGATTGATACGGCGGCCAATGCCAAACGGTTTATAGCAAGTATTAATCCCGAAATGGCCATTTTTACCAAATATGAATTTTGGCATTTTTATTTTAAAGAATTGAAGGATCGGCATATTCCTTTATATGTGATTTCTGGAATTTTCAGAGAAAACCAGGCTTTTTTTAAATGGTATGGTGGCTTTTACCGCAATATTTTAAAATCTGTTACTTACTTTTTCGTACAAAATAAAGAAAGCGAAAATCTTTTAAAATCAATCGGATTAAATAATGTAACGATAAACGGCGATACGCGTTTCGACCGTGTTTATGAAAATGCTCAATCGCCCAAACAGCTTAGCCTGATCGAAAGTTTTATTGGCAACTCCCCTACTTTAATTTGCGGAAGTACCTGGCCTGAAGATGAAAAAATATTATCGGCTTTGCCTGAAAAATACCCCAACTGGAAGTTTATCATTGCCCCACACGAGATCCATGAAAGCCATATTGAGAGTATCGAGAAACAGTTTTCAATTAACAGTTTACGGTTTTCAGTTTTTAGTTCGTCTGATCAAACGCTAAACGCTAAACACCAAACGCTCATCATCGATAACATCGGCATGTTGTCTTCTCTATACCAATATGGAAAAGTAGCCTATATAGGTGGTGGTTTCGGGACGGGGATACACAACACTTTAGAAGCCGCAGCTTTTGGATTACCTGTAATTTTCGGACCGAAATACGATAAATTTCAGGAAGCGAAAGATTTAATTGCCATAGGTGCAGCTAAAAGTATTTCTTCTGTTGAGGAATTGATCAGGGCTTTTGAAGGCTTTATTGAAAATAAAAATGCTGCCGACCAGGCTAAAAGATATGTTGTGGATAAAAAAGGTGCAACCGATCAGATTATTTCGATGATTACGAAATCAGATCAGCCTTAA
- a CDS encoding Txe/YoeB family addiction module toxin — protein sequence MEKYFVDITDQAKKQLAEIFKSGDKASIKKLQQIFIELSIHPASGVGKPEKLKFEFSGYWSRQINKKDRLVYRIDEEIITVFVISAKGHYHDK from the coding sequence ATGGAAAAGTATTTTGTAGACATTACGGATCAAGCTAAAAAACAATTAGCTGAGATCTTTAAATCAGGAGATAAAGCTTCGATTAAAAAACTCCAGCAAATTTTTATAGAATTAAGTATTCATCCGGCATCAGGCGTAGGTAAACCTGAAAAATTAAAATTTGAATTTTCTGGCTATTGGTCAAGACAAATAAATAAAAAAGATAGGTTAGTATATAGGATCGATGAAGAGATTATTACAGTATTTGTAATCTCGGCAAAGGGACATTACCACGATAAATAA
- a CDS encoding glycerol acyltransferase, with protein sequence MYQPRKNNLIFSFFSWYIQFIIKKDFSAFNFGEVEIKPDAAILILANHFSWWDGFFLFYINKKVFKKQFHVLVNAENYNKVGFLKYLGAFAAENKGKDVLETLNYAGKLLDNPTNLVLVFPQGQLYSNHLKNISFEKGVMQMINASQKKINIIFAATFIDYFAKRKPSAYTYLQHWENEEYVSLQLLKSAYNKHYDQSLVKQTQLIE encoded by the coding sequence ATGTATCAGCCCAGAAAAAATAATTTGATCTTCAGCTTTTTCTCCTGGTACATCCAGTTTATCATCAAAAAAGATTTCTCGGCTTTTAATTTTGGTGAAGTGGAAATAAAGCCAGATGCTGCCATACTCATTTTAGCCAATCATTTTAGCTGGTGGGACGGGTTTTTCCTGTTTTATATCAACAAAAAAGTATTTAAGAAACAATTTCATGTGCTAGTGAACGCTGAAAATTACAATAAAGTTGGTTTTCTAAAGTATCTTGGTGCTTTTGCTGCTGAAAATAAGGGCAAAGATGTGTTAGAAACCCTTAACTATGCTGGCAAATTATTAGATAATCCCACAAACCTGGTGCTTGTATTCCCTCAGGGCCAATTATATTCGAACCATCTCAAAAATATCAGTTTCGAAAAAGGGGTAATGCAGATGATCAATGCCAGTCAGAAAAAAATCAATATCATTTTTGCGGCTACCTTTATCGATTATTTCGCGAAAAGAAAACCCTCCGCTTATACTTATCTACAGCATTGGGAGAATGAGGAGTATGTGAGCTTGCAATTGCTGAAAAGCGCCTACAATAAACATTACGATCAATCGCTTGTTAAACAAACTCAGCTTATTGAATGA
- a CDS encoding ferrochelatase — protein MSNKGILLVNLGTPDSPATADVRKYLDQFLMDERVIDIPKLNRTLLVKGIIVPFRSPKTAKLYKEIWNENGSPLLYYSRLQAKMLQERLGSDYHVELAMRYQSPSIESALANLKAGLVESIQVIPMFPQYASASTGSVMQLVMELVSKWPTVPPISFVNSFHDNELMIKVFAENAKKHHVESYDHVLFSFHGLPERQLLKCDHTGSYCLKSADCCQTLNDTNKFCYSAQGHDTARLIAKELNLSKDQYTVCFQSRLGKEPWVQPYTTDVLKKLAAEGKKRLLVFSPAFVADCLETLYEITVEYHEEFKALGGDHVQLVESLNDSPVFIEALAGMVK, from the coding sequence ATGAGCAATAAGGGAATTTTACTGGTAAATTTAGGAACACCTGACAGTCCGGCAACGGCTGATGTAAGAAAATATTTAGATCAATTTTTGATGGATGAACGGGTAATCGATATTCCTAAACTCAACAGAACATTATTAGTTAAAGGTATTATTGTTCCATTCCGTAGTCCTAAAACTGCTAAGCTATATAAAGAAATCTGGAATGAAAATGGTTCGCCACTATTGTATTACAGCAGGTTGCAGGCTAAAATGCTTCAGGAAAGATTAGGTAGCGATTACCATGTAGAATTAGCCATGCGTTACCAAAGCCCTTCAATAGAATCGGCATTGGCAAATTTAAAGGCAGGCCTGGTAGAAAGTATACAGGTCATCCCGATGTTCCCTCAATATGCTTCTGCCAGTACCGGTTCGGTAATGCAGCTGGTGATGGAACTGGTGAGCAAGTGGCCAACGGTTCCGCCAATTTCGTTTGTTAACTCATTCCACGATAACGAATTGATGATTAAAGTTTTTGCAGAAAATGCTAAAAAGCATCATGTAGAAAGTTATGATCACGTCTTGTTCAGCTTCCATGGATTACCTGAGCGTCAACTGTTAAAATGCGATCACACCGGAAGTTACTGCTTAAAAAGCGCCGATTGCTGCCAGACATTAAACGATACCAATAAATTCTGTTATTCTGCACAAGGGCATGATACCGCAAGGTTAATCGCCAAAGAATTAAACTTATCGAAAGATCAATATACCGTTTGTTTTCAATCGCGTTTAGGTAAAGAACCATGGGTACAGCCTTATACCACTGATGTGTTGAAGAAACTGGCTGCCGAAGGTAAAAAACGCCTTTTGGTTTTTAGTCCGGCTTTTGTGGCCGATTGTCTGGAAACACTTTACGAAATCACGGTAGAGTACCACGAAGAGTTTAAAGCTTTGGGTGGAGACCATGTTCAGTTGGTAGAAAGTTTAAATGATAGTCCGGTGTTTATCGAGGCTTTGGCCGGAATGGTTAAATAG